One genomic window of Eriocheir sinensis breed Jianghai 21 chromosome 57, ASM2467909v1, whole genome shotgun sequence includes the following:
- the LOC126984823 gene encoding uncharacterized protein LOC126984823, whose translation MEATPPSKRNRKANWGEKETFRLAELYMDEVQTLKSSFKMPGVSNRKKHEIWEQIAEELNNSFNNYRTSAEVKKRWFFISSRSRQKIQRFREERNRTGGGPPPPPLDPIDELIEDILGPDSKTIMGEPQVDDLMDVLRADIKDVRPAAGGATADPLVSFNSHESADAPTVIYVDASAEEALPPSSTPSEDPTTGQMGAVRAVESAAQEHKAAAQAVASAARAQEAAARAQESAARAKESAARAKESTARAKESAARAKEAAMRAKEQAAKEKIEAMRLKAKYYKFKLENK comes from the exons ATGGAAGCCACTCCACCCAGTAAACGGAATAGGAAGGCAAACTGGGGGGAGAAAGAAACTTTCCGCCTGGCAGAACTGTACATGGATGAGGTACAAACCTTGAAGTCCAGCTTCAAGATGCCGGGAGTTTCAAACAGGAAGAAACATGAGATATGGGAACAAATAGCCGAGGAGTTGAATAACTCATTCAACAACTACAGGACCTCGGCTGAAGTGAAGAAACGCTGGTTCTTCATAAGTTCCCGGTCTCGGCAAAAAATCCAGCGATTCCGTGAGGAACGGAATAGGACAG GTGgtggtcctcctccccctccactggaTCCCATTGACGAACTAATTGAGGATATTCTGGGACCAGACAGCAAAACAATAATGGGTGAGCCTCAAGTCGATGATCTGATGGATGTCCTGCGTGCTGACAT AAAGGACGTGAGACCTGCTGCAGGAGGAGCAACAGCAGATCCGTTGGTCAGTTTCAATAGCCACGAATCTGCAGATGCACCAACTGTAATATATGTTGATGCATCTGCAGAAGAAGCGCTTCCCCCTTCATCCACCCCCTCAGAAGATCCCACCACGGGACAAATGGGAGCTGTAAGGGCAGTGGAGTCTGCTGCCCAGGAACACAAGGCAGCTGCTCAGGCAGTGGCATCCGCTGCACGGGCCCAAGAGGCAGCTGCCCGAGCACAGGAGTCCGCTGCGAGGGCCAAGGAGTCCGCTGCGAGGGCCAAGGAGTCCACTGCGAGGGCCAAGGAGTCCGCTGCGAGGGCCAAGGAGGCAGCTATGCGGGCCAAGGAACAGGCTGCCAAGGAGAAAATTGAGGCCATGAGGCTTAAAGCTAAATACTATAAATTtaaactagaaaataaataa